The following coding sequences lie in one Lolium perenne isolate Kyuss_39 chromosome 2, Kyuss_2.0, whole genome shotgun sequence genomic window:
- the LOC127335450 gene encoding BTB/POZ domain-containing protein At4g30940-like — protein MAARPGGGGRVRFNVGGQAFETTTTTLANAGRDSMLGALLDSSWNAPQSPGPGEPATAATTKEYFIDRNPACFAVLLDLLRTGSLHVPPHLPEKLLYREALYYGLLDHVRAARWGAFDGDRLRLASSVPGRAPGDGTAIRAAPDGGCCVAHGGAVHVYNWMLDERRPVSLDHSQVNDVAYLDAATLLIAARERLGKCDGGMAAFSAVSGDLRHRFRVAHGSEPKSFTAGALAFDAQGAARIFASCKGRLNEYGVGVWDAATGEQADFFYEPPGVALGDADRLQWLDATGALMVATLFPKTDTCSIGLLDFRAKGVAWAWSDAGTAASLEDKRVLHAIAMDDERSVCVINQYDDLGFLDLRSAPGSGGVRWSSRSKLMNRKATGEESCYPKLATHGGQLFSSMNDSVSVFSGPDHVLTSTLRRSYGGAICDFSIGGDRLFALHNEENVFDVWETPPPPII, from the coding sequence ATGGCGGCGAGGCCGGGAGGTGGCGGCCGCGTGCGGTTCAACGTGGGCGGGCAGGCGTTcgagaccaccaccaccacgctcgCCAACGCCGGCCGCGACTCCATGCTCGGCGCGCTGCTCGACTCCTCCTGGAACGCGCCCCAATCCCCCGGCCCCGGCGAACCAGCGACGGCGGCGACCACGAAGGAGTACTTCATCGACCGCAACCCGGCCTGCTTCGCCGTGCTGCTGGACCTGCTTCGCACGGGGAGCCTCCACGTCCCGCCGCACCTCCCGGAGAAGCTGCTCTACCGGGAGGCGCTCTACTACGGCCTGCTCGACCACGTCCGCGCCGCGCGCTGGGGCGCCTTCGACGGCGACCGCCTCCGCCTCGCCTCCTCCGTGCCCGGCCGCGCCCCGGGCGACGGCACGGCCATCCGCGCCGCCCCCGACGGCGGCTGCTGCGTCGCGCACGGCGGCGCCGTGCACGTCTACAACTGGATGCTCGACGAGCGCCGCCCCGTGTCCCTCGACCACTCGCAGGTCAACGACGTGGCCTACCTCGACGCGGCCACGCTCCTCATCGCGGCCCGCGAGCGGCTCGGCAAGTGCGACGGCGGGATGGCCGCCTTCTCCGCGGTGTCCGGGGACCTACGCCACCGCTTCCGCGTCGCCCAcggcagcgagcccaagtccttCACCGCCGGCGCGCTGGCCTTCGACGCGCAGGGCGCCGCCAGGATCTTCGCGAGCTGCAAGGGGCGGCTGAACGAGTACGGCGTGGGGGTTTGGGACGCCGCCACGGGCGAGCAGGCGGACTTCTTCTACGAGCCGCCGGGGGTGGCCCTGGGCGACGCCGACCGGCTGCAGTGGCTGGACGCCACCGGCGCGCTCATGGTGGCCACGCTGTTCCCCAAGACGGACACCTGCTCCATCGGGCTGCTGGACTTCCGGGCCAAGGGCGTGGCGTGGGCCTGGTCCGACGCCGGCACGGCCGCGTCGCTCGAGGACAAGCGCGTGCTCCACGCCATCGCCATGGACGACGAGCGCTCCGTCTGCGTCATCAACCAGTACGACGACCTCGGCTTCCTCGACCTGCGCAGCGCGCCCGGCAGCGGCGGCGTGCGATGGAGCTCCCGGAGCAAGCTCATGAACCGCAAGGCCACCGGCGAGGAGAGCTGCTACCCGAAGCTCGCCACGCACGGAGGCCAGCTCTTCTCCTCCATGAACGACAGCGTCTCCGTCTTCAGCGGGCCCGACCACGTGCTCACGTCCACGCTCAGGCGCAGCTACGGCGGCGCCATCTGCGACTTCTCCATCGGGGGAGACCGCCTCTTCGCCCTCCACAACGAGGAGAACGTGTTCGACGTctgggagacgccgccgccgccaatcatcTGA